From a region of the Salvelinus alpinus chromosome 2, SLU_Salpinus.1, whole genome shotgun sequence genome:
- the LOC139568789 gene encoding 3-oxo-5-alpha-steroid 4-dehydrogenase 2-like, with product MECKENVIHYLSWGFIVSGVAYLLQQTRTQTPYGRYVTSDGTPGRTCPAKLAWFLQELPSFLVPMLLLLSTDTQPSLGKDLLLWTFCLHYFQRTFIYSLLTKGRPSPLYIVFSAVVFCSVNGFLQGHYMLHCATYDDAWQTDVRLYTGLLMFFLGMAINIHSDHILLNLRKPGEVVYKIPKGGMFEYVSGANFFGEILEWCGYALATWSLPTFSFALFTICSIGPRAYHHHRYYQEKFEDYPKSRKAVIPFIL from the exons ATGGAGTGTAAGGAGAATGTGATCCACTACCTCAGCTGGGGCTTCATCGTCAGTGGGGTGGCGTATCTCCTTCAGCAGACCAGGACCCAGACCCCGTACGGACGCTACGTGACCTCGGATGGGACCCCAGGGAGGACCTGCCCTGCCAAGCTGGCCTGGTTCCTCCAGGAACTGCCTTCTTTCCTGGTGCCCATGCTCCTTCTGCTATCCACCGACACACAGCCCAGCCTGGGCAAAGACCTGCTTCTCTGGACCTTCTGTCTGCACTACTTCCAAAG AACATTCATCTACTCCTTGCTGACCAAAGGCCGCCCTTCCCCTCTCTACATTGTCTTCTCTGCGGTAGTCTTCTGCTCTGTCAACGGTTTTCTCCAAGGCCACTACATGCTCCACTGTGCCACGTACGATGATGCGTGGCAGACCGACGTTCGTCTGTACACCG GTTTGCTGATGTTTTTCCTGGGAATGGCCATCAACATTCACAGCGACCACATTCTTCTCAATTTGAGAAAACCCGGAGAAGTTGTTTACAAGATTCCCAAAG GGGGAATGTTTGAGTATGTCTCCGGAGCAAACTTCTTTGGAGAGATTCTGGAGTGGTGCGGGTATGCCCTAGCAACGTGGTCCCTGCCAACGTTCTCCTTTGCCCTTTTCACTATATGCTCGATTGGACCGCGGGCCTACCACCACCACAG GTACTACCAAGAGAAGTTTGAAGACTACCCCAAGTCAAGGAAAGCTGTGATACCTTTCATATTATAA
- the LOC139568790 gene encoding uncharacterized protein: MKPQSWLRKNWLWVAGGSFLGIHLTTWLMQRAMRSVARSELALKEKDSQE, encoded by the coding sequence ATGAAGCCCCAGAGCTGGTTGAGGAAGAACTGGCTGTGGGTGGCTGGGGGGTCCTTCCTTGGCATCCATTTAACCACCTGGCTCATGCAGAGGGCTATGAGAAGCGTGGCTCGCTCTGAGCTGGCACTGAAAGAGAAGGATTCCCAGGAGTGA